In the Saccharococcus thermophilus genome, TCTTTTACCATTGCCTGAACTGGAAGCGCTACGATAGGAAATCGTACCGCTTCTCCTTCAAATAGCATAATTTGTTTTGGAATTTGCAAATATTCCTTCATCGGTTTGGACATGCCGATGAGTATTAGCGATATAAGGAGAAAAACCCCAACGATTTTTCGGATTGCTTCTGTATTCAATCTTGTTCACTCTCCTCGCTCCCACCTACACCTTTCAAAAAGCGGCTACAGTTTTAATTTTGCCTTAAACCGTGGAAATATAATCGCTGAGCCTATAAAAAAAAGCTACCCATAATGGGCAGCGTTTCATTCTTTGAGCTTTGTTGCTAGCTCGAGCAGTTCTTTTGCATGCTTTTTTGTCAGCTCGGTAATTTCCACCCCAGAAATCATCCGTCCGATTTCCTTTACTTTTTCTTCCTCTGTCAATGCTTTTACGGATGTTTTCGTTCGATTTCCGTCCGTTTCTTTGGCAATAAACAAATGCGTATCCGCCATTGCCGCTACTTGCGGCAGATGAGAAATGCAAAGCACTTGCGAATCAATGGAGATGCGGTAAATTTTTTCTGCTATCGCCTGAGCCACGCGGCCGCTGACACCGGTATCGACTTCATCAAAAATGATCGATGTCACTCCTTGGTGTTTAGAAAAAATGCTTTTTAACGCCAGCATAATGCGCGACAGTTCACCGCCGGAAGCGATTTTGGCAAGCGGTTTTAACGGTTCGCCGACATTCGTGGAAATATAAAACTCAACCACATCTACGCCATCCTCATGGAATTTGACTGGCACCCCATCTAAAAGCGGCGCATCGAGTGTTCCTTCTCGTTTGGAAAACACGATGTCAAACTGCGTTTTTTCCATATATAGGTCTTTTAATTCTTGGTGAATATGGTCAATCAACATTTTGGCATACTTTTTGCGAACATTCGTTACATTTTTGGCTTCAATTAATAAATCTTCCGTCACTGACTTTAATTCTTTCTGCAGTTCGTGAATATGCGTTTCCCGGTTTTGAATCGTATCGATTTCTTCCCCAATTTTTTCAGCGTATTGCAAAATCTCCTCGATTGTCGATCCGTATTTTCGTTTTAATTGATTAATCTCGCTAAGGCGGCTTTCGATAAAATCAAGACGGTATGGATCATATTCTAATTGTTCGAGTTCATCGCGCAATTTATACGTAATATCTTCTAATAAATAATAACTATTCGCAATCGTTTCATACGCTTCTTTTAAGGATGGATCAATGGAAGCAACATCGTCTAAATGGCTCATCGCCAGCCCTATCCAATCAAGGCCGCGCTGTTCTCCGGATAATGCCTCATAACTATGTTTCAAGGCCTCGTAAATTTTTTGGAAATTTATGATTTTTACCCTTTCTTCCATTAATTGTTCTTCTTCGTTTGGCTGTAAGTTTGCCTGCTGAATCTCATTGAGCTGAAACGTCAATAAATCAAGGCGGTGGGCCATTTGCTGCTCATTTTCATTTAATTTTTTCAGCTTTTTCCGCAATTGTTCGTATTTCTCATAAACAGAGCGGTATTCGGCAAGCGCTTCCGCAATTTCCGCACCGCCGTATTCGTCCAACAACGGAAGATGCCGGGATGGATCCATTAATTCTTGATGTTCATGCTGGCCGTGGATATCGACAAGCGTTGAACCAATCTCTCGCAATATCGCTGTCGTTACTAATTTCCCGTTTACGCGGCATACGCTTTTCCCTGTCGCAAAAATTTCACGGCGCAGAACAACCATTCCCTCGCTAATATCGATGCCGAATTCGGCACATTTGCCGTAACACGGATGGGTTTCGTCGTCTAATAAAAAAAGTCCCTCTATTTCCGCCTTCTCTTCACCAAAACGGACAAATTCCGCCGAACCGCGCCCACCGATCAGCAAATGGATCGCATCAATAATAATCGATTTTCCCGCCCCTGTTTCGCCAGTTAATACCGTCAATCCTTTTTCAAACGAAATCGACAGCGATTCGATAATGGCGAAATTTTTTATGGATAATTCCGCAAGCAATGGGAATCACCACCTTTATTTAAAGCATTTCCAGCAACTGTTTTGACACCTTGTTCGCATCTTTCGCCGTGCGGCAAATAATCAGGCACGTATCATCCCCGCAAATGGTGCCGACGATTTCGTTCCAGTCCAAATTATCCAATAAGACACCGATGGCATGCGCATTGCCTGGCAACGTTTTTAAAACGAGCAAATTCCCCGCTCCGTCCAATTTGACAAACACGTCCACTAAAACGCGTTTGAGTTTTTGCACCGGATTGAAACGCTGATCAGAAGGCAGGCTATATTTATAGCGCCCGTTTGCCATCGGCACCTTGACGAGCTGCATTTCTTTTATATCTCTTGAGATCGTTGCCTGCGTCACGTTAAATCCCGCTTTTTTCAGCATATCGACCAATTCGTCTTGCGTTTCGATGTCGTGACTCATAATAATTTCGCGGATTTTAATATGCCTTTGTCCTTTGTTCAAATTCTGCCACCTCACCAAAATAATTTCACGGTAAAAACGGGAATAACCATAAGCGTTATTCCCTTTCTTAAACGGCGCTGTTTTTTAGCTGTGAATGGGCTTCTTTTACTACCTCAGCGACCGATATGGATAAATGGTTTTCCCCGACTTGGGTCGCCCCTGAAAAATGAAGGTGCAGCAAAAATTCAATATTTCCATCACCGCCGGTAATCGGGGAATACGATACATTCATGACGTCAAACCCTTCGTGAAGGGCAAATTCGATCACCGATTTTAATACTTCTTCATGCACGGCCGGGTCGCGAACGATCCCTTTTTTGCCGACTTTTTCCCGGCCCGCTTCAAATTGCGGCTTCACCAGCGCGATGACGTCGCTATCGGGTACCAACACCGTCTTTAATACCGGCAATATCAATTTCAAAGAAATAAAGGAAACATCGATCGTCGCAAATTGTGGAAGCCCTTTCGTGAAATAATCCGGCGTAACGTAGCGGAAATTTGTCCGCTCCATCACGACGACCCGATCGTCCTGGCGCAATTTCCACGCCAATTGATTATAGCCGACATCCAGCGCGTAAGATAGTTTCGCGCCGTGCTGCAAGGCGCAATCGGTAAACCCGCCGGTAGATGCCCCAATATCTAAAACAATTTTATCTTTGACGCTGACATCAAACGTGCGCAGCGCTTTTTCTAATTTTAAGCCGCCGCGGCTGACATATGGAATGGCGTTTCCTTTCACCGTTAGCGGGATGTCTACGGGTACCTTTTCCCCTGGCTTGTCTAAGCGGATTTCATTGGAATAGACAAGCCCAGCCATAATCGCGCGTTTGGCTTTTTCCCGCGTTTCCATTAAGCCGCGTTCCACCAACAGCACATCTAGACGTTCCTTTTTTGCTTTCATTTCTCATGCCCTTTTTTGTTTTTTTGGTATGATCGTTTTAACGCGTTCGATAATATGGGAAGCGGTTAGGCCAATTTCATTTAATAGCTCTTTGACGCTGCCATGTTCAATAAAGCGATCAGGAATGCCCATGCGGTTAATCACCGCTTGATGATAGCCATGATCATGGGCAAATTCCAAAACGGCGCTGCCAAATCCGCCCTGTAGTACCGCTTCTTCAATCGTTAAAATCGGCATATTGCTCTCCAGCAAATCGTGCAGCATTTTTTCATCCATCGGTTTAATGAAGCGGGCGTTGACAACCTTTACAGAAACTTTTTCTTTCGCCAGCTTCTCCGCTGCCTCGAGCGCCATGGAAATCGTCGTGCCGAATGTTAAAATCGCCAGATCGCTGCCTTCGCGCAATACTTCCCATGTGCCAATTGGAATTTCCTTGAATTCTTCATCTAATTTTACGCCAAGTCCATTGCCACGCGGGAAGCGAAGCGCGATCGGTCCGTCATCATATTGGATGGCCGTATATACCATATGCTGGCCTTCGTTTTCGTCCTTTGGCATCATAATGACAAGGTTCGGGATGTGGCGCAAAAAGGCGATATCAAACACGCCTTGGTGCGTTTCACCGTCCGCACCGACCAGCCCGGCCCGATCAATCGCAAAGAAGACATTTAAATTTTGCCGGCACACATCATGAACGACTTGGTCATATGCACGCTGCAAAAATGTCGAATAAATCGCTAAAAACGGCTTCATTCCTTGCGTCGCCAGCCCTGCCGCGAGCGTTGTCGCATGCTGCTCGGCAATTCCGACATCAAACATACGGTCCGGAAACTCGCTCGCAAACCCTTCTAATTTCGAGCCGACCGGCATCGCCGGTGTAATCGCGACAATTCGCTTATCGGTGCGCGCCAATTTCCGTACCGTTTCACTGACAAGTTC is a window encoding:
- the ahrC gene encoding transcriptional regulator AhrC/ArgR, whose translation is MNKGQRHIKIREIIMSHDIETQDELVDMLKKAGFNVTQATISRDIKEMQLVKVPMANGRYKYSLPSDQRFNPVQKLKRVLVDVFVKLDGAGNLLVLKTLPGNAHAIGVLLDNLDWNEIVGTICGDDTCLIICRTAKDANKVSKQLLEML
- a CDS encoding TlyA family RNA methyltransferase, yielding MKAKKERLDVLLVERGLMETREKAKRAIMAGLVYSNEIRLDKPGEKVPVDIPLTVKGNAIPYVSRGGLKLEKALRTFDVSVKDKIVLDIGASTGGFTDCALQHGAKLSYALDVGYNQLAWKLRQDDRVVVMERTNFRYVTPDYFTKGLPQFATIDVSFISLKLILPVLKTVLVPDSDVIALVKPQFEAGREKVGKKGIVRDPAVHEEVLKSVIEFALHEGFDVMNVSYSPITGGDGNIEFLLHLHFSGATQVGENHLSISVAEVVKEAHSQLKNSAV
- the recN gene encoding DNA repair protein RecN, yielding MLAELSIKNFAIIESLSISFEKGLTVLTGETGAGKSIIIDAIHLLIGGRGSAEFVRFGEEKAEIEGLFLLDDETHPCYGKCAEFGIDISEGMVVLRREIFATGKSVCRVNGKLVTTAILREIGSTLVDIHGQHEHQELMDPSRHLPLLDEYGGAEIAEALAEYRSVYEKYEQLRKKLKKLNENEQQMAHRLDLLTFQLNEIQQANLQPNEEEQLMEERVKIINFQKIYEALKHSYEALSGEQRGLDWIGLAMSHLDDVASIDPSLKEAYETIANSYYLLEDITYKLRDELEQLEYDPYRLDFIESRLSEINQLKRKYGSTIEEILQYAEKIGEEIDTIQNRETHIHELQKELKSVTEDLLIEAKNVTNVRKKYAKMLIDHIHQELKDLYMEKTQFDIVFSKREGTLDAPLLDGVPVKFHEDGVDVVEFYISTNVGEPLKPLAKIASGGELSRIMLALKSIFSKHQGVTSIIFDEVDTGVSGRVAQAIAEKIYRISIDSQVLCISHLPQVAAMADTHLFIAKETDGNRTKTSVKALTEEEKVKEIGRMISGVEITELTKKHAKELLELATKLKE